The following proteins are co-located in the Pyxicephalus adspersus chromosome Z, UCB_Pads_2.0, whole genome shotgun sequence genome:
- the LOC140343973 gene encoding syncollin-like, whose translation MKVVFSVLLLPLFFQGLLAQCPLSSELVNDEGEKLCARMYEHSDMYFDQSCKGKYLDVKNGDDFPYMPLLWGNRISSLVVASRCTLKVWSQAGKGGNNKSFNAGVYYQLKDYANGLFGNWNDAISSYFCTCN comes from the coding sequence ATGAAGGTGGTCTTTTCTGTTCTTCTGCTGCCCCTATTCTTTCAGGGGCTCCTGGCTCAGTGCCCTTTATCTTCTGAGCTGGTGAACGATGAAGGGGAGAAGCTCTGTGCCCGCATGTATGAACACAGCGACATGTACTTTGACCAGTCCTGCAAAGGGAAGTACCTTGATGTCAAGAATGGAGATGACTTCCCCTACATGCCACTTTTATGGGGTAACAGGATTTCATCTCTGGTTGTGGCCAGTCGCTGCACCCTGAAGGTATGGAGCCAGGCCGGTAAAGGTGGAAATAACAAATCCTTCAATGCTGGAGTTTACTACCAGTTAAAGGACTATGCCAATGGACTGTTTGGAAACTGGAATGATGCCATCAGCTCCTATTTCTGTACCTGCAACTAA
- the DHX34 gene encoding probable ATP-dependent RNA helicase DHX34: MCNMEREERSSHWDWNNPHTRRRLEDLFFVERGYIKPNSEESKEFWVFFERFQRYQSLQKQNTRRSEGEREGHKNKLNDLPKEYDPRYRINLSIVLSRDAEKALQGRHKKGHNSRDCEDLPKEKLIEFKKAILHYLDFNQRQSFGKLTKLRKERSSLPIFQYKDKIVQMVRDHQVVVVAGDTGCGKSTQVPQYLLAAGFGHIACTQPRRIACISLAKRVGFESLNQYGSKVGYQIRFESSRSPATKIVFLTEGLLLRQIQRESDIPQYQVLIVDEVHERHLHSDFLLGVLRRLLPLRPDLKVILMSATINIKLFSEYFDQAPVLQVPGRLFPIQVIYQPIPQEEAVSKSEKLDPRPYLRVLQAIDHKYQADERGDLLIFLSGVTEISTVQEAVQVYATHTQRWIVLPLHSTLSIAEQDKVFDLAPPGVRKCIISTNIAETSVTIDGVRFVLDSGKVKEMSFDPKAKMQRLQEFWISRASAEQRKGRAGRTGPGVCYRLYAESDYDAFAPYPVPEIQRVALDALILQMKSMGLGDPRIFPFIEQPPMSSIETAILYLRDQGALDANEEVTPIGNLLAKLPVDVVIGKMLILGSLFNLVEPVMTIAAALSVQSPFLRNATKNPDCTTARKPLESDHGDPFTLLNVFNEWLQIKSSRSSNSRKWCRRRGLEEQRLYEMTNLRRQFKELLKDHGMLQETETRIVDRYSRQRQHKERKELHQLKREHERTEKRKRKVLKLQDEDLGTSSDEDRKSSKEGKDSVDIQDVKFKLRHNVDELRELSGAGEDLSRKQLSLLKLIVCHGLYPQLAIPDSFNSCRKDSDQVFHTRRKQGIVLHPTSVFSNNPDLLQVDEDIEEASMNDSKSSKNSKGVSSKHQIVGFVSLLETNKPYLVNCVRLPALQGLLLLARSLDTNTDCCQIVCDGWIEMNMEDPEGALHLISEAVKVRLAWEKVLLSRLKKSNRHDFDEDDKRRWRREIDGLGQRLVDYIRSEVRYSMRRLAVLEMQNLYVGPQTVTDTMNLKGVFSNEDMKPDKVKGGYSVTNFLTYNCLRSDADMYSDCLRTFWTCPRCGLYMPFTPLERMAHQNSCTEEEKTDNEEPGMKPSSMTSLHKQYHCDICDKDFTLTPTEILKHKRQHLNT; encoded by the exons ATGTGCAATATGGAAAGGGAAGAACGCAGCAGTCACTGGGACTGGAACAATCCTCACACACGTAGGCGTCTGGAAGACCTGTTCTTTGTGGAGCGTGGTTACATCAAACCTAACTCTGAAGAAAGCAAAGAGTTCTGGGTGTTTTTTGAACGTTTTCAGCGATATCAAAGTCTTCAGAAACAAAACACCAGAAGAAGTGAGGGAGAACGAGAAGGACATAAGAATAAACTTAATGACCTTCCAAAGGAATACGATCCAAGGTATCGTATTAACTTGTCTATTGTACTGAGCAGAGATGCTGAGAAAGCTCTTCAAGGACGTCACAAGAAAGGTCATAACTCTAGAGACTGTGAAGACTTACCTAAAGAGAAATTGATTGAATTCAAGAAAGCCATTCTTCACTACCTTGACTTTAACCAGAGACAAAGTTTTGGAAAGTTGACCAAGCTCCGGAAAGAGAGGTCCAGCTTGCCTATCTTTCAGTACAAAGATAAGATTGTGCAGATGGTGAGGGACCACCAGGTTGTGGTAGTGGCAGGGGACACCGGATGTGGAAAGTCCACTCAAGTTCCTCAGTACCTACTTGCAGCAGGGTTTGGACACATTGCTTGTACTCAACCTCGTAGGATTGCTTGTATTTCATTAGCAAAACGAGTTGGATTTGAGAGCCTTAACCAGTATGGATCAAAG GTTGGGTACCAAATCCGCTTTGAGAGCAGccgatctccagccacgaagATTGTGTTCCTCACAGAAGGTTTATTACTACGTCAGATCCAGCGAGAATCTGACATCCCTCAATACCAGGTTCTTATCGTTGATGAAGTTCATGAGAGACATCTGCACAGTGACTTTCTGCTGGGAGTTTTGCGCCGGCTTCTTCCTCTAAGGCCCGATCTGAAGGTTATTCTCATGTCAGCCACAATAAACATCAAACTCTTCTCTGAATATTTTGACCAGGCCCCAGTTCTGCAGGTTCCAGGAAGACTTTTCCCTATACAG GTAATTTATCAGCCGATTCCTCAGGAAGAAGCTGTGTCAAAGTCAGAGAAACTGGACCCTAGGCCATATCTTCGTGTGCTGCAAGCCATTGATCACAAATACCAAGCAGATGAACGAGGTGATCTTCTTATCTTCCTGAGTGGGGTGACTGAGATTAGCACAGTGCAAGAGGCAGTACAGGTCTATGCCACCCACACCCAACGCTGGATTGTACTTCCACTACACAGTACTTTGTCCATTGCAGAGCAGGATAAG GTGTTTGACTTGGCTCCTCCAGGagttagaaaatgtataatcTCCACTAACATTGCTGAGACCTCTGTCACTATAGATGGAGTAAGATTTGTTCTAGACTCGG GAAAAGTGAAGGAAATGAGTTTTGATCCTAAGGCTAAGATGCAAAGACTTCAGGAGTTCTGGATCAGCCGTGCCAGTGCTGAGCAGAGAAAAGGCCGAGCAGGTAGAACCGGTCCTGGTGTATGTTACCGTCTGTACGCAGAGTCAGATTACGATGCGTTTGCACCATATCCTGTGCCGGAGATCCAGCGCGTGGCTTTGGATGCTCTTATACTTCAG ATGAAAAGTATGGGCCTGGGAGATCCCCGTATTTTCCCATTTATTGAGCAGCCTCCTATGTCCAGTATAGAGACGGCCATTCTGTACTTGAGAGACCAAGGAGCATTGGATGCTAATGAGGAGGTCACACCGATTGGTAACCTGTTGGCAAAGCTTCCTGTGGATGTTGTTATTG GAAAAATGCTTATCCTTGGATCTCTGTTCAATCTTGTGGAACCAGTCATGACCATAGCAGCCGCTCTTAGCGTACAGTCTCCATTCCTGAGAAATGCCACCAAAAACCCAGACTGCACCACTGCCAGAAAACCTTTAGAGAGTGATCACGGAGATCCATTCACTTTACTTAACGTCTTCAATGAGTGGCTCCAG ATCAAGTCAAGTCGCAGCAGTAACTCCAGAAAGTGGTGTCGAAGACGAGGGCTGGAAGAGCAAAGGTTATATGAGATGACAAATTTACGGCGTCAGTTTAAG GAGTTACTAAAGGACCATGGAATGCTGCAAGAGACTGAAACCCGAATAGTTGACCGCTATAGCCGCCAGAGACAGCACAAGGAACGTAAGGAGCTGCACCAACTAAAGAGGGAGCATGAGCGCACAGAGAAACGCAAACGAAAAGTGCTGAAACTGCAGGATGAAGATCTGGGAACCTCAAGTGATGAGGACAGAAAATCCAGTAAAGAAGGAAAAGATTCTGTAGATATTCAG GATGTAAAGTTTAAATTAAGACACAATGTGGATGAACTGCGAGAGCTGTCTGGTGCTGGGGAGGACCTGTCAAGAAAACAGCTGTCCTTGCTAAAGCTTATCGTGTGCCATGGACTGTACCCGCAACTGGCAATACCTGACAGCTTCAACAGCTGCCGAAAGGACTCTGACCAG GTCTTCCACACAAGACGAAAACAGGGGATTGTCCTCCACCCAACATCTGTCTTCTCCAATAACCCAGATCTGCTTCAAGTAGATGAGGACATAGAAGAAGCCAGTATGAATG ATTCAAAGAGCAGTAAAAACAGCAAGGGAGTGAGCAGTAAGCACCAAATTGTAGGATTTGTGTCACTACTAGAGACCAATAAACCTTATTTGGTGAATTGTGTGAGATTGCCAGCTCTGCAG GGTCTTCTACTCCTGGCCCGTTCCTTGGACACCAACACTGACTGTTGCCAAATTGTATGTGATGGCTGGATAGAAATGAACATGGAGGATCCTGAAGGTGCTCTGCATCTGATCTCTGAGGCTGTAAAAGTGCGGTTGGCCTGGGAAAAGGTATTACTGTCCAGGCTGAAAAAATCAAACAGACATGATTTTGATGAGGATGACAAGCGTCGATGGAGGCGAGAGATTGATGGCTTAGGGCAAAGACTGGTTGATTATATTCGTTCAGAG GTACGGTACAGTATGAGGCGTCTGGCAGTTTTAGAAATGCAAAACTTATACGTGGGTCCTCAGACAGTCACTGATACCATGAACTTGAAGGGTGTATTCAGCAATGAGGATATGAAACCTGATAAAGTGAAGGGTGGATACAGTGTGACTAACTTCTTGACATATAACTGTTTAAGG AGTGATGCTGATATGTACAGTGACTGTCTGCGCACATTCTGGACTTGTCCCCGCTGTGGCCTATACATGCCATTTACGCCGCTAGAGCGTATGGCACATCAAAACAGCTGTACAGAGGAAGAGAAAACTG ATAATGAAGAACCAGGAATGAAACCCTCTTCCATGACTTCTCTACACAAGCAATATCACTGTGATATCTGTGACAAGGACTTCACCTTAACCCCTACTGAAATTCTCAAACACAAGAGGCAACATCTAAACACTTAG